From the Leptotrichia sp. oral taxon 221 genome, one window contains:
- the rbfA gene encoding 30S ribosome-binding factor RbfA gives MNDRRKKGLEKEISRIIGMTLLTDVKNETVKNYVSIHKVELTKDGRYLDLIFSILDLKNNVNKDKMSEELNKLKGFFRKKLGSQLSMRFVPEIRIHLDDSVEYGVKIASILNEIKKKESE, from the coding sequence ATGAACGATAGAAGAAAAAAAGGTTTAGAAAAAGAAATTTCAAGAATAATTGGGATGACACTTCTTACTGATGTGAAAAATGAAACTGTAAAAAATTATGTTTCAATTCATAAAGTAGAGCTTACGAAAGATGGAAGATATCTTGATTTAATTTTTTCGATTCTAGACTTAAAAAATAATGTAAATAAAGATAAAATGTCTGAAGAATTAAATAAATTAAAAGGTTTTTTTAGAAAAAAATTAGGGTCACAGTTATCAATGAGATTTGTTCCTGAAATAAGAATTCATTTAGATGATAGTGTTGAATATGGCGTGAAAATCGCTAGTATTTTGAATGAAATAAAGAAAAAGGAAAGTGAATAA
- the rimP gene encoding ribosome maturation factor RimP, whose amino-acid sequence MEKILSELEDKIEEHLKDTDLELSDIEYVREGGYNYLRIYVEKEDGTTSLDDCIEVSKRIDNIADEMIDEKFFLEVSTPGIERKLKKEKDFLRFLGEKIKVYAKSKIEGKKTFEGILEKCENGVIFIQDERLEKLIEIPIIKLKKSNIVYELPNDILNSEEE is encoded by the coding sequence ATGGAAAAAATTTTAAGTGAACTTGAAGATAAAATAGAAGAGCATTTAAAAGATACGGATTTGGAACTTTCAGATATTGAGTATGTAAGAGAGGGAGGATATAATTATTTAAGAATTTATGTTGAGAAAGAAGATGGAACTACGAGCTTAGATGATTGTATTGAAGTTAGTAAAAGAATTGATAACATAGCAGATGAAATGATAGATGAGAAATTCTTTTTGGAAGTTTCGACTCCAGGAATTGAAAGAAAATTGAAGAAAGAAAAAGATTTCTTAAGATTTTTGGGTGAAAAAATAAAGGTTTACGCAAAAAGTAAAATCGAAGGGAAAAAGACATTTGAAGGTATTTTGGAAAAATGTGAGAATGGAGTGATATTCATTCAAGATGAAAGATTGGAAAAATTAATTGAAATACCGATAATTAAATTAAAAAAATCAAATATTGTATATGAATTACCAAATGATATATTAAATAGCGAGGAGGAATAA
- a CDS encoding ABC transporter ATP-binding protein gives MEKISINKLKINIDGKKVLDNVSFDLKKGETLIIIGESGSGKTVFSKLLVGLKPENAEIIGNITFDEENLLEISEKEWSKYRGEKISYISQNPMSVFNSFQNIESHVVELFKSRLGLSKKECVNKIIDGMKRLNLPHQEELLKKYPFQLSGGMLQRIMFAMMMQLEPDLLIADEPTSALDYYNTEKIAEILKKLQSQETALIVITHDYDFARQLGGKMIILKEGKLIESGKTEDLLESPKTEYGKALILRKRYKRYKKSGGLA, from the coding sequence ATGGAAAAAATAAGTATAAATAAATTAAAAATCAATATTGATGGGAAAAAGGTTTTAGATAATGTTTCGTTTGATTTAAAAAAAGGAGAAACACTGATTATTATTGGAGAAAGTGGTTCTGGGAAAACGGTATTCTCAAAATTATTAGTTGGGTTAAAGCCTGAAAATGCTGAAATTATTGGAAATATAACTTTTGATGAGGAAAATTTATTGGAAATTTCTGAAAAAGAATGGAGCAAATATCGAGGAGAGAAAATCTCATATATTTCACAAAATCCGATGTCCGTCTTCAATTCTTTTCAAAATATAGAGTCTCACGTGGTAGAACTTTTTAAAAGTCGACTTGGATTGTCAAAAAAAGAATGTGTGAACAAAATAATTGATGGAATGAAAAGATTAAATTTGCCACATCAAGAGGAATTGTTGAAGAAATATCCGTTTCAATTGAGTGGTGGAATGTTGCAAAGGATAATGTTTGCGATGATGATGCAGCTTGAACCAGATTTGTTAATTGCAGATGAACCGACTTCTGCGTTGGATTACTACAATACTGAAAAAATTGCTGAAATACTAAAAAAATTGCAATCTCAAGAAACAGCTCTTATTGTAATTACTCATGATTATGATTTTGCAAGACAACTTGGTGGGAAAATGATTATTTTGAAAGAAGGAAAATTAATTGAAAGTGGCAAAACGGAAGATTTATTAGAAAGTCCAAAAACAGAGTATGGGAAAGCTTTGATATTGAGGAAACGATATAAAAGGTACAAAAAGAGTGGTGGTTTAGCTTGA
- a CDS encoding ABC transporter ATP-binding protein, translating into MKKLVIENVKKYYDKKIILKNINISILENECIGIMGESGSGKSTLAKLIIGLESFDEGNIIFNGISYKNITKKQIAEIHRKIQLIFQNAFNSVNPRYTVEEVLTEPLKIHYKKQISYEEMKNRAEKLLEKVELDPKFMSQKAIQLSGGQLQRVCIARALILEPEIIIFDESVSGLDPIIQDKMLELLASLRESLNLTYIFISHDFETCYYLCDKLIILEKGEIAETIENLDLSIEVKNDKVKKILGRNFETICKQKISK; encoded by the coding sequence TTGAAAAAATTAGTGATTGAAAATGTGAAAAAATATTACGACAAAAAGATAATTTTGAAAAATATTAATATTTCGATTTTGGAAAATGAGTGTATTGGAATTATGGGAGAAAGTGGTTCTGGGAAAAGTACACTTGCAAAATTAATTATCGGACTAGAATCATTCGATGAAGGAAATATTATATTTAATGGGATTTCTTACAAAAATATTACAAAAAAACAAATTGCAGAAATTCATAGGAAAATTCAATTAATTTTTCAAAATGCATTTAATTCAGTAAATCCACGATATACAGTGGAAGAAGTATTAACAGAGCCATTAAAAATACATTACAAAAAGCAAATTTCATATGAAGAAATGAAAAACCGTGCAGAAAAGTTATTGGAAAAAGTAGAGCTAGATCCAAAATTTATGTCACAAAAAGCTATTCAACTAAGTGGTGGACAATTACAAAGGGTATGTATTGCAAGGGCCTTGATATTAGAACCAGAAATAATCATATTTGATGAATCTGTTAGCGGATTAGACCCAATTATCCAAGATAAAATGCTAGAATTACTAGCTTCATTACGAGAAAGTCTTAATTTAACATATATTTTTATATCTCACGATTTTGAAACTTGCTACTACTTATGTGATAAATTAATTATTTTAGAAAAAGGAGAAATTGCTGAAACTATTGAAAATCTTGATTTGTCAATTGAAGTTAAGAATGATAAGGTTAAGAAAATTTTGGGAAGAAATTTTGAAACTATATGCAAACAAAAAATTTCAAAATAA
- a CDS encoding integrase core domain-containing protein, with amino-acid sequence MRRVPCSPWQNGKVERSHRLDSNYYLGKRFRSLEELRRSVKRYCSRYNNISRKVLNFKSPNEMLKEYRTNN; translated from the coding sequence ATCAGAAGAGTACCGTGTTCGCCGTGGCAGAACGGAAAAGTGGAAAGGAGCCACAGGCTAGATAGCAATTATTATTTAGGAAAAAGATTTAGAAGTCTGGAAGAATTAAGAAGGTCAGTAAAAAGATATTGCAGCAGATACAATAATATATCAAGAAAAGTATTAAATTTTAAAAGTCCAAATGAAATGTTGAAAGAATACAGGACAAACAATTAG
- a CDS encoding ABC transporter permease: MKKRKLFYFSIILIGILIFIAIFAPVLTPYDPQFMDISQKLQLPSKLHKLGTDQMGRDVLSRLIYGTRLSLMISTLITIVTLCISFPIGILAGWYGGKIDKIFLWIVNIFMSFPSFLLAMAFVGILGQGIGNIVIAVSAIEWVYYARILRNTVSSVKQQEYVQSAQAIGASPFFIIRKHILPFVFKPVLVAALMNTGNVILMISSFSFLGIGVQPNVSEWGMMLNDAKPYFRRIPGLMLYPGMAIFLTVLAFNLLGETFEKKGIKRIWKK, encoded by the coding sequence ATGAAAAAAAGAAAACTATTTTATTTTTCAATTATATTAATTGGAATTCTGATTTTTATTGCGATTTTTGCACCTGTATTAACACCATATGATCCACAATTTATGGATATTTCTCAAAAACTTCAGCTTCCGAGTAAACTTCATAAATTGGGAACAGATCAGATGGGAAGAGATGTTCTTTCAAGATTAATTTATGGAACGAGATTATCTCTTATGATTTCGACTCTAATTACGATTGTAACACTATGTATCAGTTTTCCAATTGGAATTTTAGCAGGTTGGTATGGAGGGAAAATTGATAAAATTTTTTTGTGGATTGTGAATATTTTTATGTCATTTCCTAGCTTTTTACTTGCAATGGCTTTTGTTGGAATTTTGGGACAAGGGATAGGAAATATCGTAATTGCAGTAAGTGCTATTGAGTGGGTTTATTATGCGAGAATATTGCGAAATACAGTTTCAAGCGTAAAACAACAAGAATACGTTCAATCAGCTCAAGCAATTGGTGCGTCTCCATTTTTCATAATTAGAAAGCATATTTTGCCATTTGTTTTTAAGCCAGTTTTAGTGGCAGCACTAATGAATACAGGAAACGTAATTTTAATGATTTCAAGTTTTTCATTTTTGGGAATAGGAGTTCAACCAAATGTGTCAGAATGGGGAATGATGTTAAATGACGCAAAACCCTATTTCAGAAGAATACCAGGATTAATGCTATATCCAGGAATGGCAATTTTTTTAACAGTCCTAGCTTTTAACTTGTTAGGAGAAACTTTTGAGAAAAAAGGAATAAAGAGAATATGGAAAAAATAA
- the infB gene encoding translation initiation factor IF-2, whose protein sequence is MRVHELAKKLGYNSSDFIGKISEMGIQNKKTLSSLSEDEVKIIEKGLQKKQEKASENKVEKTVEVEKNKLDNNRNKKFENKKQNNQKLEMKNSLSNQSNNNQKSNVENNKNNENRNRKFSENREGNRNFVSRDRNNDRDNRNFGNRDRNDRNGENRNFGNRDRNNDRDNRNFGNRDRNDRNGENRNFGNRDRNNDRDNRNFGNRDRNDRNGENRNFGNRDRNNDRDNRNFGNRDRNDRNGENRSFGNRDRNNDRDNRNFGNRDRNDRNGENRNFGNRDRNDRDNRNFGNRDRNDRDNRNFGNKRKEAPKDDVSAVVTPATEKPKSGGKGKAKFDKKKYEKDKKKKEQELRELRTDFRRDDKKKKKNKKQEKAVKDEIVRLEGESIGMITIGEEIPVKTLAEKLGINVSDIIKKFFMEGKVLTANAILSFEEAEEVALEYEVIVEKEEVEEVSYGEKYHLEVEDKKQDLVTRAPIITIMGHVDHGKTSLLDALRHTNVIQGEAGGITQKIGAYQVNWKGQKITFIDTPGHEAFTEMRARGANITDISILIVAADDGVKPQTVEAISHAKEAGVPIIVAINKIDKPGADPMKVRTELTEYGLMSPDWGGTTEFVEISAKQKINLDELLETILITAELQELKANPKKRPKAVVIESRLDPQMGAVADLLIQEGQLEIGDIFVAGESHGRVRSMVDDRGNKIKKATLSQPVEITGFSTVPNAGDILYGVNNDKQAKKIVEDFIKEKKINEQNKKKHISLESLSQELEEQQLKELKCIIRADSKGSVEALKESLAKLNNEKVMINIIQASAGAVTEGDVKLAEASDAIVIAFNVRPTTPAISEAEKTGVEIRNYNVIYHLTEEIEKAMSGMLDPEFKEVYLGRIEVKQVFKVSNVGNIAGAIVVDGKVSRHSKIRVVRDGIIIFDGELASLKRFKDDAKEVVMGQECGIGIQDFNDIKEGDIIESYILEEIPR, encoded by the coding sequence GTGAGAGTACATGAATTAGCTAAAAAATTAGGATACAATAGCTCAGATTTTATTGGGAAAATATCAGAAATGGGTATACAAAATAAAAAGACATTGAGTAGTCTATCCGAAGATGAAGTAAAAATAATTGAAAAAGGACTTCAAAAAAAACAGGAAAAAGCTAGTGAAAATAAAGTAGAAAAAACTGTTGAAGTAGAAAAAAATAAATTAGATAATAATCGAAATAAAAAATTTGAAAATAAAAAACAAAATAATCAGAAATTGGAGATGAAGAACAGTTTGAGTAATCAAAGTAACAATAATCAAAAGTCAAATGTAGAAAACAATAAAAATAACGAAAATAGAAATAGAAAATTTTCAGAAAATAGAGAAGGAAATAGAAATTTTGTGAGTAGAGATAGAAATAACGATAGAGATAATAGAAACTTTGGGAACAGAGATAGAAATGATCGAAACGGAGAAAATAGAAATTTCGGGAATAGAGACAGAAATAATGACCGAGACAATAGAAATTTTGGGAACAGAGATAGAAACGACAGAAACGGAGAAAATAGAAATTTCGGGAATAGAGACAGAAACAATGACCGAGACAATAGAAACTTTGGGAACAGAGATAGAAACGACAGAAATGGAGAAAATAGAAATTTCGGGAATAGAGATAGAAATAACGACCGAGACAACAGAAACTTTGGGAACAGAGATAGAAATGACAGAAATGGAGAAAATAGAAGTTTCGGGAATAGAGACAGAAACAATGACCGAGACAATAGAAACTTTGGGAATAGAGACAGAAACGACAGAAACGGAGAAAATAGAAATTTCGGGAATAGAGATAGAAATGACCGAGATAACAGAAACTTTGGGAACAGAGATAGAAATGATAGGGATAATAGAAACTTTGGGAATAAAAGAAAAGAAGCTCCAAAAGATGATGTTTCAGCAGTAGTTACACCAGCAACAGAAAAACCAAAATCAGGTGGAAAAGGAAAAGCTAAATTCGATAAGAAAAAATATGAAAAAGATAAAAAGAAAAAAGAACAAGAATTAAGAGAATTGAGAACTGATTTTAGAAGAGATGACAAAAAGAAAAAGAAAAACAAAAAACAAGAAAAAGCAGTTAAAGATGAAATCGTAAGATTAGAAGGAGAATCAATTGGAATGATAACAATTGGTGAAGAAATTCCTGTTAAAACTTTAGCTGAAAAATTAGGAATCAATGTTTCTGATATTATTAAAAAATTCTTTATGGAAGGTAAGGTTCTTACTGCTAATGCTATCTTGAGTTTTGAAGAAGCTGAAGAAGTTGCTCTAGAGTATGAAGTAATCGTTGAAAAAGAAGAAGTTGAAGAAGTAAGTTACGGAGAAAAATATCATCTAGAAGTAGAAGATAAAAAACAAGATTTAGTTACAAGAGCACCAATTATTACAATTATGGGACACGTTGACCATGGTAAAACTTCATTATTGGATGCGTTAAGACATACTAATGTAATTCAAGGAGAAGCAGGAGGAATTACACAAAAAATTGGAGCGTACCAAGTAAACTGGAAAGGTCAAAAAATAACATTTATCGATACTCCAGGACATGAGGCGTTTACTGAAATGAGAGCTAGAGGAGCGAATATTACAGATATTTCGATTTTGATAGTTGCAGCAGATGATGGAGTTAAACCACAAACTGTAGAGGCAATTTCACATGCTAAAGAAGCTGGAGTGCCAATAATTGTTGCGATTAATAAAATTGATAAACCAGGTGCAGATCCAATGAAAGTTAGAACAGAATTAACTGAATATGGATTAATGTCGCCTGATTGGGGTGGAACAACTGAGTTTGTAGAAATTTCTGCTAAACAAAAAATTAATTTAGATGAATTATTAGAAACAATTTTGATTACTGCAGAATTACAAGAATTAAAAGCTAACCCTAAAAAACGTCCTAAAGCAGTTGTAATCGAATCGAGATTGGATCCTCAAATGGGAGCAGTTGCCGATTTATTAATTCAAGAAGGACAATTAGAAATTGGAGATATATTTGTAGCAGGAGAATCTCACGGTAGAGTAAGATCAATGGTTGACGATAGAGGAAATAAAATTAAAAAGGCTACATTATCACAACCAGTTGAGATAACAGGATTTAGTACAGTTCCTAATGCTGGAGATATTTTATATGGAGTAAACAACGATAAACAAGCGAAAAAAATAGTTGAAGACTTCATTAAAGAGAAAAAGATAAACGAACAAAACAAGAAAAAGCATATTTCTTTGGAAAGTTTATCACAAGAGTTGGAAGAACAACAATTGAAAGAATTAAAATGTATCATAAGAGCCGATTCAAAAGGATCTGTTGAAGCATTAAAAGAATCGTTAGCTAAATTAAATAATGAAAAAGTTATGATTAATATTATTCAAGCAAGTGCGGGAGCAGTAACTGAAGGAGATGTTAAACTTGCTGAAGCATCAGACGCAATTGTAATCGCATTTAATGTAAGACCAACAACACCAGCAATAAGTGAAGCTGAAAAAACAGGTGTAGAAATTAGAAACTATAACGTAATTTACCACTTGACAGAAGAAATTGAAAAAGCTATGTCTGGAATGCTTGATCCTGAATTTAAAGAAGTTTATTTAGGAAGAATTGAAGTTAAACAGGTATTTAAAGTTTCAAATGTTGGAAATATTGCGGGAGCGATAGTTGTAGATGGTAAAGTAAGTAGACATTCTAAGATAAGAGTTGTTAGAGATGGAATTATTATTTTTGATGGAGAATTAGCATCATTGAAGAGATTTAAAGATGACGCAAAAGAAGTTGTTATGGGACAAGAATGTGGAATTGGAATTCAAGACTTTAACGACATCAAAGAAGGCGACATAATTGAATCATATATTTTAGAAGAAATACCAAGATAG
- a CDS encoding DUF448 domain-containing protein, which yields MPERTCVCCRKKREKKDFFRISEFEGKYVFDKKMNVQSRGFYVCKDIKCVERLSKHKKYNIDIQYLLQMLEELKKNKKNIIDVLKPMKNSDFFVFGIDENIEAIKSKKVKLIVLPKDIKQKYINEFIKLGKEFNVDILFVEKKKAFLEIFSRDLNVVGIFNKKVINGILSKVEVTTGEST from the coding sequence ATGCCTGAAAGAACATGCGTATGTTGTAGAAAAAAACGAGAAAAAAAAGATTTTTTTAGAATATCGGAATTTGAAGGGAAATATGTTTTTGATAAAAAAATGAATGTTCAATCGAGGGGATTTTATGTTTGTAAAGATATAAAATGTGTAGAAAGATTATCAAAGCATAAGAAATATAATATAGATATTCAATATTTACTACAAATGTTAGAAGAGTTGAAGAAAAACAAAAAAAATATAATTGATGTATTGAAACCTATGAAAAATTCGGATTTCTTTGTTTTTGGAATAGATGAAAATATAGAGGCGATAAAGTCTAAAAAAGTTAAATTGATTGTGTTGCCAAAAGATATTAAACAGAAGTACATCAATGAATTTATTAAATTAGGAAAAGAATTTAATGTAGATATTTTATTTGTTGAGAAGAAAAAAGCATTTTTAGAGATTTTTTCAAGAGATTTGAATGTTGTGGGAATCTTTAATAAGAAAGTAATTAATGGAATACTAAGCAAAGTGGAGGTGACAACGGGTGAGAGTACATGA
- a CDS encoding malolactic enzyme, protein MKSGYEILNDPFLNKGTAFTKEERKKYGLLGLLPAQFQTIETQAKQVYKQFQAKDKLIEKRHFLMEIFNTNRTLFYYLFNEHVVEFMPIVYDPVIAESIENYSELFVNPQNAAYLSVKEPENIEITLKNASSDRNVRLIVVTDAEGILGIGDWGTNGVDISVGKLMVYTAAAGIDPSTVLPVVIDAGTNRKELLENEFYLGNKFERVRGDEYYNFIDKFVKTAEKIFPDLYLHWEDFGRLNAANILKKYENEISTFNDDIQGTGIITLAGILGALKISGEKLTDQVYMCFGAGTAGAGIAKRIFDEMIEQGLSETEAKKHFYLVDKQGLLFEDTEGLTPEQIPFVRKRDEFENSDELINLEAAVKAIKPTILVGTSTVPKTFTKKIIQEMAKHTKRPIIFPLSNPTKLAEASAKDLIKWTDGRALIATGIPSDPIEYKGTVYEIGQANNALIYPGLGLGIIATKSRLVNNKIISAAAHSLGGIIDTNKPGAAVLPPVSKLTEFSETVALAVGESVLKQKLNRDPVDDLKEAIKNTKWIPKYKKL, encoded by the coding sequence ATGAAATCAGGTTATGAAATTTTGAATGATCCTTTTCTTAACAAAGGAACAGCATTTACAAAAGAAGAAAGAAAAAAATATGGATTATTGGGACTATTGCCAGCACAATTCCAAACGATAGAAACTCAAGCGAAACAAGTTTACAAACAATTTCAAGCGAAAGATAAATTAATAGAAAAAAGACATTTTTTGATGGAAATTTTTAACACAAATAGAACATTATTTTATTATTTATTTAATGAACACGTTGTTGAGTTTATGCCTATTGTTTATGATCCTGTAATTGCAGAAAGTATAGAAAATTACAGCGAATTATTTGTAAATCCTCAGAATGCGGCTTATTTGTCAGTAAAAGAACCAGAAAATATAGAAATAACTTTAAAAAATGCATCAAGTGATAGAAACGTTCGATTGATAGTTGTTACTGATGCTGAAGGAATTTTAGGAATTGGGGATTGGGGGACTAATGGCGTGGATATTTCAGTTGGAAAGTTAATGGTTTATACTGCTGCAGCTGGAATTGATCCTTCTACAGTTCTTCCAGTTGTGATTGATGCAGGTACGAATAGAAAAGAATTGTTGGAAAATGAATTTTATTTGGGAAATAAATTTGAAAGAGTTAGAGGTGACGAATATTATAACTTTATTGATAAATTTGTAAAAACAGCTGAGAAAATTTTCCCGGATTTGTATCTTCATTGGGAAGATTTTGGAAGATTAAATGCTGCTAATATTTTAAAAAAATATGAAAATGAAATTTCAACTTTTAATGATGACATACAGGGAACAGGAATTATTACTTTAGCTGGAATTTTAGGAGCATTAAAAATTTCTGGTGAAAAACTTACAGATCAAGTTTATATGTGTTTTGGTGCAGGAACTGCTGGAGCTGGAATTGCCAAAAGAATTTTTGATGAAATGATTGAACAAGGACTTTCTGAAACCGAAGCAAAAAAGCATTTTTATTTAGTTGATAAGCAAGGATTATTGTTTGAAGATACAGAAGGATTGACACCAGAACAAATTCCTTTTGTGAGAAAGCGTGATGAATTTGAAAATTCTGATGAACTAATAAATTTAGAAGCAGCAGTTAAAGCTATAAAACCAACAATTTTAGTAGGAACTTCAACGGTACCAAAAACTTTTACAAAAAAGATCATACAAGAAATGGCAAAACATACAAAAAGACCTATAATTTTTCCATTAAGCAATCCTACAAAATTAGCAGAAGCATCTGCGAAGGATCTTATTAAATGGACAGATGGAAGAGCCCTTATTGCAACAGGAATTCCATCAGATCCAATAGAATATAAAGGAACTGTTTATGAAATTGGACAAGCTAATAACGCATTAATTTATCCTGGATTAGGACTTGGAATTATTGCAACAAAATCAAGACTTGTAAATAACAAGATAATTTCAGCAGCAGCTCATTCATTAGGGGGAATTATTGATACAAACAAACCTGGTGCTGCAGTACTTCCACCTGTATCAAAATTAACAGAATTTTCTGAAACAGTGGCACTTGCGGTAGGAGAAAGTGTGTTAAAGCAAAAATTAAATAGAGATCCTGTTGATGATTTAAAAGAAGCAATTAAAAATACAAAATGGATTCCTAAATACAAAAAACTTTAA
- the nusA gene encoding transcription termination factor NusA → MKSRDQRIFLEALDELEKEKGIVKEELLEAVEVALMAAYKKNYGEKDNAEVTINRQTGEVKVFSKRLVVEKVENPDEEISFEDALGVRKRIKIGDTLNLEISAESFKRNAIQNAKQIVVQKVRECEKKNIYNKFKQIEKTIVSAVVRKTDEKGNLYIDINGLEAIIPEKELSEVDKFVQGDRIKLYIGTVEEATKYTKCYLSRKADELMRGLLELEIPEIEEGTIEIKQIAREAGSRTKVAVYSEDKNLDVKGACIGKNGMRIQSIIDELRGEKIDIVLWDEDMKVFVKNALNPAEVLSVDIVEGEEGEDKEKEKVARVVVAEDQLSLAIGKKGQNSRLAAKLCGIKIDIHTANVNKEESEKEAEELEEKE, encoded by the coding sequence ATGAAATCAAGAGATCAAAGAATCTTTTTGGAAGCTTTAGATGAATTAGAAAAAGAAAAAGGAATTGTAAAAGAAGAGTTACTGGAGGCAGTAGAAGTTGCATTAATGGCGGCTTATAAAAAAAATTATGGTGAAAAAGATAATGCAGAGGTAACTATTAATAGACAAACAGGAGAAGTTAAAGTATTTTCAAAAAGATTAGTTGTAGAAAAAGTGGAAAATCCTGATGAAGAAATTAGTTTTGAAGATGCATTGGGAGTAAGAAAAAGAATAAAAATAGGTGATACTTTAAACTTAGAAATTAGTGCAGAAAGTTTTAAAAGAAACGCAATTCAAAATGCAAAACAAATAGTTGTTCAAAAAGTTAGAGAATGTGAAAAGAAAAATATATATAATAAATTTAAACAAATTGAAAAAACTATTGTGTCAGCAGTTGTTAGAAAAACAGACGAAAAAGGGAATTTATACATTGATATAAATGGTTTAGAAGCTATTATTCCAGAAAAAGAATTATCAGAAGTGGATAAATTCGTTCAAGGAGATAGAATAAAACTTTATATTGGAACAGTTGAAGAAGCTACTAAATATACAAAATGTTATTTATCAAGAAAAGCTGATGAATTAATGAGAGGTTTATTGGAATTAGAAATCCCTGAAATTGAAGAAGGAACTATTGAGATCAAGCAAATAGCTAGAGAAGCTGGAAGTAGAACTAAAGTAGCTGTTTATTCTGAGGATAAAAACTTAGATGTAAAAGGTGCTTGTATTGGTAAAAATGGAATGAGAATTCAAAGTATAATTGATGAATTGAGAGGAGAAAAAATCGACATCGTTTTATGGGATGAAGATATGAAAGTTTTTGTAAAAAATGCTTTGAATCCTGCTGAAGTTTTATCGGTTGATATAGTTGAAGGGGAAGAAGGAGAAGATAAAGAAAAGGAAAAAGTAGCTAGAGTAGTAGTTGCTGAAGATCAATTGTCATTAGCGATTGGTAAAAAAGGACAAAATTCTAGATTGGCTGCAAAATTGTGTGGAATAAAAATTGATATTCATACAGCAAATGTAAATAAAGAAGAAAGTGAAAAAGAAGCAGAAGAGCTAGAAGAAAAGGAGTAA